TGTAAGTTTTATGCGTAATTTTGAATTTCAAAGTTTGTATCGCGTATGTCACTTACATCCACTATTGCGCTCCCTGTTACGGGGCTGACCGAAAGCGGTATCACCTGCCACCAGGTGCATTACCAGTTAACACCAGAGGAATTAACCGCGCAGGCGGTGCAACGCCAGGAGGGCGAGCTTAATGATTCCGGAGCGTTGTGTATCAATACCGGTGAGTTTACCGGTCGCAGTCCACAGGACAAATTCATTGTAAAAGACATTATCACAGAGGACACTGTGAACTGGAACCAGTTCAACATTCCTATCGGCGAGAAATATTTCCACCAGTTGAAGGCCAAAATGCTGGACTACCTGAATGCGAACGATGAAATATGGGTAAGAGATTGTTATGCATGTGCCACACCTGCTTTCCGGTTAGGGATCAGGGTGATCACGGAGTCGCCCGCGGCCAGTTTGTTTGCCCATAATATGTTCCTGCGTCCTGCGGAGGAAGAACTGGAGTATTTCAAGGCAGAATGGCAGGTGATACAAGCGCCCGGCTTCAAGGCAGATCCTGCTGTTGACGGCACGCGCCAGCACAATTTTGCTATCATTTCGTTTGTACACAAGACCATATTGATAGGCGGTACAGGGTATACCGGTGAGATCAAAAAGGGGGTTTTTACTATTCTCAACTACCTGTTGCCCCAGTTCAAGGATATCCTGAGTATGCATTGCAGCGCCAATATGGGCAAATCGGGTGATGTTGCTTTGTTCTTTGGATTGAGCGGTACAGGTAAAACCACTTTAAGCGCCGATCCGAGCCGCAGGCTGATCGGTGATGATGAACATGGCTGGAACAAGAACCATATTTTCAATTTCGAGGGTGGTTGTTATGCGAAATGTATTGATCTGAGCGCAGAGAAAGAGCCGGCTATATTCCGGGCTATCCGTTCGGGAGCGCTGGTAGAGAATGTTGGTTTTTATGAGGGCACGCAGGAGATCGATTTCTCGAACCGTGCCATTACAGAGAATACGAGGGTAAGTTACCCTATTCATTATATTCCTGGTTCTGTTGAGCCCAGTATTGGCGGCGTTCCTGCCAATGTATTCTTTCTTACCTGCGACGCATATGGGGTATTGCCTCCTATCAGCAGGCTGAATGAGGCGCAGGCCATGTATCAATTTATCAGCGGTTATACCGCACGTGTGGCAGGTACTGAAACTGGAGTAACCGCCCCCAAAGCAACGTTTAGCGCGTGCTTTGGCGCTCCTTTCCTGCCATTACACCCTGCTGCCTATGCCGAGATGCTGGGCAGAAAAATGAAGGCACATAATGTGAATGTATGGCTGGTGAATACCGGCTGGACAGGTGGCCCATATGGCACCGGTAACCGGATGTCGTTAACGCATACCAGGGCTTTGATCACCGCTGCTTTGAATGGCACGCTGCAAAAGGGCAACTGGGAGAAGGATCCTGTGTTTAACATGGACATACCACAGTCTTGCGCCGGCGTGCCGCAGGAAATTTTAAACCCACGCAGCGCATGGGCCGATAAAGTTGCCTACGACGAAGCTGCTGCGCAGTTGGCAAAGTTGTTCAACGAGAATTTCTCGAAATATGCCGACAGAGTACCCGCTGAAATTTTAATCGAGGCACCTTTGGCAGTTTAAATAATTTGCCTACATTTAACAACTTGATTTTTCAGTTTTTGCTGAAAAACATATAAAACGGCCTCTTCGATTGCTATGACATAAAATAAGAACTCCGCTCAAGGGCGGAGTTCCTTTTTATAGCTATATCTGTTTTGTATCGCTTTATGGCCTTTACCGGCACCGGCATATCGGCATCGGTTGTTGTTATGTAAATGGCGCCTGTTTCTCCTTATTTGCACAACACTTTATTTACACAGCACTTTATTTGCGCAACACTTTAAATTCTGTGCGGCGGTTCTTTTGCCGTCCTTCAGGATTATCGGAGCCATCGTCGTTGGTGTTTGGCGCTACGGGCTGGCTATCGCCGTAACCTGCTGCTTTGAGGCGGCCGGCGCTGATGCCTTGTGTTACCAGGTAGGCCACTACATTATTTGCACGTTGCTGGGAGAGTTTCTGGTTGTATGCTTTGCCGCCGGTGTTATCGGTGTGGCCGCTGATCTCGATCTCCATGGAAGGATTATCTTTCAGCATTTGCACCAGTTCATCCAGCGCGGGTTTTGATTCGTCGAGGATGACGGCTTTATTCAGGGCATAGAATACATGTTCGAGCACCTTCACCTCGCCTGCTTCGGGAACGGGCGCTATTGCGGTCAGGCACAGGTCGGGGTTGCGCAGCAATGCTGAATCCCATGAGGCCTGGCTTTGAAATAAAAGACTTCCCTGCTGGTACGAAGGCGCTTCGGCTGTAGCCTGCAGCGTTGCTGCTTTTGCCGGTGTAAACTGATAGCTGCCATCGTCGCCGGTGGTAACCGTAGACAGTTTGGACTGATGTGCGGCATCCCATATGCTAACACGCACACCGGACAATGGCGCTCCTGTTTTACAATCTTTCACGAGGCCGGTTACCTGCTGCATTTGCGGCGCTTTGCGGATGGTAAATAATTCGAGGCAGCAGGCGCTGGTACGATCGGAGCTTAAGACAACGGCAGACTGCCATGACTTTGTACCGGGAGCTACAGCAAAATAGAGATCGTCTTTCGCGGAGTTATAGGGATAGCCGATGTTTACAGGCTCCGCCCATGTTTCGCCCTGCTTTTTAGTGCTGTAGACATCGAAACCTCCCATGCCGATACGGCCGTTGGAAGCAAAGAAAAGCGTTGCACTGGCTTCATGAAAATACGGGGCTTGTTCATCGGTAGCGGTATTGATGGCTGCGCCCATGTTTTCTACTTTAACGGGTTCGCCGGAGGCATCGAGCTGTGCGCGCCAGAGGTCGTAACCCCCATAACCGCCGGGCCGGTCGCTGGCGAAGATCAACCACTGTGCATCGGGCGTAAGATAGGGCTGCTGGTTGTTTGTTCCCTTGCTGTTTACCATCGCGTTTAAGGCAATGGGATCGGACCAGCCATTGCCATTGCGTTTACAGCGGTAAATGGCGGCGGACTTTTGTTTTCCGATGGTAGTCCAGCGCGTGATAAGCATGGTTTGCCCGTCTTTGCTAATAGCAGCAACGCCCTGGTGCTGATCGTTGGATTGCGTTAATTCCAGTTTGTTTACAGACACGGGAACAGTATCGCGGTAGACTGCTTCGTATAACCTGTTATGGTGGAGTTTGTTTTTTGCAGCTGTGGCATCGGCACGGGTAGAGGTAAACACCAGGGTGGCAGCGTCTTTCCATACGGGAGCATAGCTGGCGCCTTCGGTATTCATGATAGCGGGTGCGGCTGCCACGTGGAATAAAGCAAGATCGCTGCGCTGCAACTGCTGCCGGATAAAGTCGAGGGATGCCAGTTCCTGTTTGGCTTTGGTCACGTAAGAAGAGGCGGCACTATCTTTATAATTATTTATAAACAAACTAAGATAATCTGCTGCTTCGGCGTATTGGCCTTGTTTCTTTAAAGTTTCCCCATAGTGAAAGAGGGCCAGCGGGTGTGCATTTTTACCGGCGTCGGCTACCTCTTTGTAGTAGGGCGCTGCTTTTGCGTAGTGCGTTAGCAGGCGATAACTTTCGGCGAGGTGGTAAACAGCATCGAGGTATTTATCGCTGCCATCGCGTTTTTTAATGGCGAGGGAGGCTGCACTATAGGGGTCGAAGCTATCGGCATCTTTATCTTTTTTTCCGGCAGCGAGGTATTTCTCGTAATAGCTGCTGGCAGAGGCGTAGTCGCCTTTTGTATAGAAGTTATTGGCGGCGTCGAGGTATTGATAGCTAAACTGCGCGTGCAGGGTTATTACGCCGGATAATAAGGTCATGCTTAGTAAAAGCCTTTTCATATATAAGTTCTCCAGGTTTGATAGTTGATGAAATGATTACAACCGCGGGCAAACGAATTCCACTTCTTCGGTCTTTACTTTGCGGCGGATAACTGTGCTGAGAGAGATCTCGAAGCTGTTAGCGCCTTTGGCTATTTTACCAAGATCGGAAGTATTGATGTCGTAGCTGGCACCCAGTACCCAGTTGTTATAGTTGACGCCTACGAAGGGCGACAAAGCATCGCCGAAGCGGCAGTTGGCGCCTATCATTACATCGGTACCGGGGGCGGCCTGGCATTGCACGTAAGCGCCGAGCATTTTTTCGGTTGCTTCGCCCTGTTTCATATAAAGGGCATTGGGTGTGATGCTTGCTCTATCGGACAGCATGATCCTCACCCCTGCGTGGAAGTTGTAGCGCATGGCCAGTTTCGCTTCCTCGGAGCCATCGATGAAGCGGTCGTTAGGGCGTGTAAGGTGCGCTACCGAGAAACCAGCGAAGAGGTTCATTTTCTTACCGGGTGTGGCGTCGAAATAAAGAGCGCCTGCCCCTGCATCGAAGTTTGTTTGTGCGCCTCTTACAAACGTTTCGCCACCTGTACCGGGGTTATAACCTGTAATGGCATTATACTGGTTACCGAATGTTGCTTTAGAGAAATCGAATTTCTTTTGGATCAGGCCGGCCTGTAAACCCAGGTTGAGCCGGTGATAGCCATTCTTACCAAAACGCACGCCTGAGAACGACATGCTGCCATAAGCGGTGGTATGACTAAAGCCGCCATCGCCGGCAGACTGGCGGAGTGCGCTTATGCCGAAAGCGGTACTGGATGTGGCATTGAAATCGGCAGCAACACCGGGTGTATTAAACGCGGGTGCAATACTCCCCCACTGGCTGCGATAGATGCCCGATACGCGGACATCGCCATCGAACACACCTGTAAGGGCTGGGTTTAACCAGGCGGGATAAATGTAGTACTGAGTGTAATGCGGATCCTGTGCCTTCGCATGCTGTAAAACTGCGCCAGTAAGCAGCAGTAAGAGGATGGTTTGTTTCAGTTGTTTCATTTCTTATAAGCTTTAGTCGGAATGTTTGTTTTAGAGATTTATCTTAGAATGGTTAACGTTCCGGTAATCGTTTCCTTCTTAACCGGGAGGCGTATGATATAGTAATACGTTCCGGCGGCAAGGGGTTTTCCTTCGGAGGTTCCATCCCATGGGGTGGTGTAACCAGCTGCGTGAAAGACCTGCTGGCCGTACCTGTTGACGACTATCACAGAAGCACCTTCATAAGCTGCAAGCTGTGGAATGAACCAGCGGTCGTGGATGCCGTCGCCATTGGGGCTGAAACTATTGGGCACTTCAACCGGCAGAAGCATCGTTACTTTAACGGAGTCGGTAGCCGTGCAATTGCCCGGGCCGCCCGAAGCTTTTAGCAGGAAGCGCTGATCATGTGTTACACGATAAGAAGGGTTCAGCACATCGGGACTGTTGAGCAAAGCTGCGGGCTGCCAGCTGAATGTAAGCTGCGCTGCATTCATGGCGGAGGCCTTTAATGTAACCTGGCTGTCTTTTAAAGCATTGAGGTCGGCACCTGCATCTATAAGCGGCAAGGCATGAACAGTATAGCTGGCGGTTGCCGGTAAAGAAGCACATCCCTGTCCGCTGGTGACTGTGAGGTTTACCGTATAGTTACCGGGACGGGCAAATTGTTTTACCGGATTTCGGGTAGTTGCGCCGGAGCCATCACCAAAATCCCAACGCCATTCCTTTATTACTTCGCTGGTACCGGCCGGGGTTTCACCGGTGAACTGCAAAGGCGCATCCTGGCAAACGGAAGCGGCATCCGCTGAAAATAAGGCTATGGGAGCTGCGGGGATATTAAAACCAAACGTAGTGTCGGCAACACAACCCTGTGCATCGGCGGCCAGCAGGCGCATGGTATGCGGACCTGGCTGCAGGCTATAGCTGGTTGTTTTGGTTTTAGCAATACTATCATCGGGGAAATACCATTGCCATGTGCTGATATCTTCACCACCTTCAAAGGAAGCAGCAGCATTGAATACAACGTCTTCTGTTTTCCGACAGCCTTTGTAGCTGACATCGTAAGCTATGACATGGGTTGCTTTTACCTGTATGTTATAGGGTATACGTTCCGTATGGCTGCAGTTGGTGACTGATAAGCCGGTAGCATACAGCGGAAGATCGTACATGCCTTCCGTTTTGAATGCGTAATACCCGGGTAAGCTGTAGCGATAGTAGGTGATGCCATCAATTATTTCGGTTCCGGTGGAAACGGGTTGCAATGTTGTAACATTTGCGGCCGGCGTAACAACAGCCGGCAATTCGGAGAAACGCCATTCGAGGCGTTCGGGCTGGTATCGCAACAAGACCGACAGCGCTACGGGCGTGTTAACGCAGGTAAACTCCTGGCTGCCTGTTGTGGCTGCATACTTGTTTTGAATAGAGGCGAGGCCGCTCTTAGCCGACAATAATACGCCTGCGTTAAAGCCATAGCTTAAGCCTGCTCCCATTCCGCAGGTGATAGCAGTAAAAGCATCATCGCTGTCGATGACACATTGCTGTGCTCCCCCGGCAGACCAGCGTTTTACCACTACTGTATAACCGGCTTTGTTGGGATGGGCATATGCGTTGTCGTAGTTATCCGGCTTTCCATCGATCTTCAGCTGAGCTAAGCCTTTAGACGGTATAATGAGCAACAGGTAGGTGGCTTTAACGCTGTTGCTGTTATCCCTGAAGCACTGCGTGCGGCGTACCGCCTGACTGGTTGCACTAAGATAGATCATGGATGGATTACCTGTTCCGGTGTAACTGCATGCATTTGCCGACGGCATATACTGTGCTACAAAGATGGGCTTATCAGCTTCAATGAAGTCGGCAGTGTTACTCTGGTACTCGTAGTAAGAGCCGTTTAGTCCCCATAACCGCTGGCCATTCTTTTTCACGATAGTTGCGGGATCGGATACCAGGATACGATAGATATTGATGTTATGCTGCGCGGGATTATCATCGACACTGGTGGGGCTGGTCATAAACTCCGTTCCCCAGGCAGGAAGCGGGACGGCCTGCTGCAGCAGGTTTTGAGCGCTGCCATCGGTGCCGGTACAGGCCACCTGCGTATAACTGCTGCCGGAGAAAACGGCTACCGGGTAGCAATTCCCCTGGTCGTTGGCAACGGATGTTACCCTGGTGCCAGAGAGATCAGCGCCGTTTTCATCGTCTACTGCTTCGCCGGCCATCAGGAAAACTTCTCCTTTCTGCAATGTAAGCGTAAAGGCCGTTCCTGCTTTGCGGCCGCCGCGCGTATTGGCAGATGGCGTTATGTTCAGGCGCGTATTGTTGTTTGCGGCGATGATGTACATAAAAGAGAAACAATCTTTATTTCCTCCCCTGGTTCTGGCGCAGGATTGTTTTGAATTCAGGGATACATAAGCATAACCCCATGTATCTGCCGGCAGCAGTAAAGCCGTAGCAGCGCCATCGGGGGCTGCTATGCGTGCATAGGCAACAACAGGCACATTAGTTTCGATATGAATGGCGTGCTGACGATAGACATCTTCTACGTTACCTGTTTTAAACAAACGTGCATCGTAAGCCGCCGCAGGAATACCTTTGGGAATGGGTTTACTGGTAGCTATTGTATTAGCTGCCACATCATATTCTTCGAGATAGGCGGTTCCACTGATAGTTACACGAATATGCGCATTTGTTGCTGCGCTGAAGCACAGGTACATTTCCTGTGCATTACCGGCGCCGCTTCCCATAAGCCTGTGCGGGGCATATGCCACCCAAAACTCCTTTCCTTCGTTGGAAAGAGATTGCGCAAAGCACCACTCCTGCTGCAAAAACAGCAGGATGGTTACCGGCACGATCGTTTTAATATGGGTGATTACAAGATGCCACATAATGTAAGCTTTATCTTAAAATAGTTACGGAGCCTGTAAGTGGTTTTTCAGTTTTTTTCAATTGTATGATATAGTAGTATGTCCCTGAGGGTAAACGGCTGCCGTTCTGCGTTCCATTCCATGGAGCGGCGTACCCTTTGGAATGATAAACCTGCTGACCGTAGCGGTTAAACACAGCAACAGTACAATCGGTATATGCAAACAAGTTCTTTATTTCCCAGAGATCGTGGATACCATCGTCGTTAGGCGTAAAGGCATCGGGGATAACAACGGAGCGAAGCATGGTTACTTTAACATCGTCGGTAGCCGAGCAAACGCCATCTTTATCGGTAGCGGTTAATGTGAACACCTGGTCCTGAATCACTTTATAAGCAGGGTTCAAGGCGCCCGCATGATCGAGCAGGGCTGAGGGCGACCAGGTAAAACGTAACTGGCCAGCCTGTTCTGCTGTGGCTTTCAGTATGATGGCATCACCCTCTTCGCCAAACAAATCGGGGCCGGCGCTGATACGGGGGCTAAGCTTTACCTGCAGTTGACCCTGCGCATCGGTGGAGCGGGAAGTACAGCCATCGTTATCCGTTACGGAGAGATGCACAAGATAAGCGCCTGCCTTTTCAAACTTTTTATTTGTATTTTGTTTGTTATCGGTGGTGCCGTCGCCAAAGCTCCATGACCAGGAAACAATGGGGGCAGCAGCTGCGGTACTTTTATCGGTAAAGACTACTGTTGTTCCTTCGCAGGGAGCCTTATCAGAAAGATCGAAGCCTGCAACGGGGCCATTTTTAAAGATGGCGCTGCTCATATTCTTTTCCAGGGAAGCGCTGCAGCCAAAGGCAGATGTAGCCTTAAGGCTAACCTTATACGCTTTTGCGGTTGCATAGGTATGAATCGGATTACCGGCTGTGGCGGTGTTGCCATCGCCGAAAG
The Filimonas effusa genome window above contains:
- a CDS encoding PKD domain-containing protein, giving the protein MWHLVITHIKTIVPVTILLFLQQEWCFAQSLSNEGKEFWVAYAPHRLMGSGAGNAQEMYLCFSAATNAHIRVTISGTAYLEEYDVAANTIATSKPIPKGIPAAAYDARLFKTGNVEDVYRQHAIHIETNVPVVAYARIAAPDGAATALLLPADTWGYAYVSLNSKQSCARTRGGNKDCFSFMYIIAANNNTRLNITPSANTRGGRKAGTAFTLTLQKGEVFLMAGEAVDDENGADLSGTRVTSVANDQGNCYPVAVFSGSSYTQVACTGTDGSAQNLLQQAVPLPAWGTEFMTSPTSVDDNPAQHNINIYRILVSDPATIVKKNGQRLWGLNGSYYEYQSNTADFIEADKPIFVAQYMPSANACSYTGTGNPSMIYLSATSQAVRRTQCFRDNSNSVKATYLLLIIPSKGLAQLKIDGKPDNYDNAYAHPNKAGYTVVVKRWSAGGAQQCVIDSDDAFTAITCGMGAGLSYGFNAGVLLSAKSGLASIQNKYAATTGSQEFTCVNTPVALSVLLRYQPERLEWRFSELPAVVTPAANVTTLQPVSTGTEIIDGITYYRYSLPGYYAFKTEGMYDLPLYATGLSVTNCSHTERIPYNIQVKATHVIAYDVSYKGCRKTEDVVFNAAASFEGGEDISTWQWYFPDDSIAKTKTTSYSLQPGPHTMRLLAADAQGCVADTTFGFNIPAAPIALFSADAASVCQDAPLQFTGETPAGTSEVIKEWRWDFGDGSGATTRNPVKQFARPGNYTVNLTVTSGQGCASLPATASYTVHALPLIDAGADLNALKDSQVTLKASAMNAAQLTFSWQPAALLNSPDVLNPSYRVTHDQRFLLKASGGPGNCTATDSVKVTMLLPVEVPNSFSPNGDGIHDRWFIPQLAAYEGASVIVVNRYGQQVFHAAGYTTPWDGTSEGKPLAAGTYYYIIRLPVKKETITGTLTILR
- a CDS encoding OmpA family protein gives rise to the protein MKRLLLSMTLLSGVITLHAQFSYQYLDAANNFYTKGDYASASSYYEKYLAAGKKDKDADSFDPYSAASLAIKKRDGSDKYLDAVYHLAESYRLLTHYAKAAPYYKEVADAGKNAHPLALFHYGETLKKQGQYAEAADYLSLFINNYKDSAASSYVTKAKQELASLDFIRQQLQRSDLALFHVAAAPAIMNTEGASYAPVWKDAATLVFTSTRADATAAKNKLHHNRLYEAVYRDTVPVSVNKLELTQSNDQHQGVAAISKDGQTMLITRWTTIGKQKSAAIYRCKRNGNGWSDPIALNAMVNSKGTNNQQPYLTPDAQWLIFASDRPGGYGGYDLWRAQLDASGEPVKVENMGAAINTATDEQAPYFHEASATLFFASNGRIGMGGFDVYSTKKQGETWAEPVNIGYPYNSAKDDLYFAVAPGTKSWQSAVVLSSDRTSACCLELFTIRKAPQMQQVTGLVKDCKTGAPLSGVRVSIWDAAHQSKLSTVTTGDDGSYQFTPAKAATLQATAEAPSYQQGSLLFQSQASWDSALLRNPDLCLTAIAPVPEAGEVKVLEHVFYALNKAVILDESKPALDELVQMLKDNPSMEIEISGHTDNTGGKAYNQKLSQQRANNVVAYLVTQGISAGRLKAAGYGDSQPVAPNTNDDGSDNPEGRQKNRRTEFKVLRK
- the pckA gene encoding phosphoenolpyruvate carboxykinase (ATP), whose translation is MSLTSTIALPVTGLTESGITCHQVHYQLTPEELTAQAVQRQEGELNDSGALCINTGEFTGRSPQDKFIVKDIITEDTVNWNQFNIPIGEKYFHQLKAKMLDYLNANDEIWVRDCYACATPAFRLGIRVITESPAASLFAHNMFLRPAEEELEYFKAEWQVIQAPGFKADPAVDGTRQHNFAIISFVHKTILIGGTGYTGEIKKGVFTILNYLLPQFKDILSMHCSANMGKSGDVALFFGLSGTGKTTLSADPSRRLIGDDEHGWNKNHIFNFEGGCYAKCIDLSAEKEPAIFRAIRSGALVENVGFYEGTQEIDFSNRAITENTRVSYPIHYIPGSVEPSIGGVPANVFFLTCDAYGVLPPISRLNEAQAMYQFISGYTARVAGTETGVTAPKATFSACFGAPFLPLHPAAYAEMLGRKMKAHNVNVWLVNTGWTGGPYGTGNRMSLTHTRALITAALNGTLQKGNWEKDPVFNMDIPQSCAGVPQEILNPRSAWADKVAYDEAAAQLAKLFNENFSKYADRVPAEILIEAPLAV
- a CDS encoding PorP/SprF family type IX secretion system membrane protein, whose protein sequence is MKQLKQTILLLLLTGAVLQHAKAQDPHYTQYYIYPAWLNPALTGVFDGDVRVSGIYRSQWGSIAPAFNTPGVAADFNATSSTAFGISALRQSAGDGGFSHTTAYGSMSFSGVRFGKNGYHRLNLGLQAGLIQKKFDFSKATFGNQYNAITGYNPGTGGETFVRGAQTNFDAGAGALYFDATPGKKMNLFAGFSVAHLTRPNDRFIDGSEEAKLAMRYNFHAGVRIMLSDRASITPNALYMKQGEATEKMLGAYVQCQAAPGTDVMIGANCRFGDALSPFVGVNYNNWVLGASYDINTSDLGKIAKGANSFEISLSTVIRRKVKTEEVEFVCPRL